The sequence below is a genomic window from Nostoc flagelliforme CCNUN1.
CGCGGATTTCTACCTCCGCATCTACAACTTCGTAGACTCGTTCGGCGGAAGCAGCTGATTGAGCGATCGCAGGTGCAGCAAATCCAATCAACAAAATTGGTTGGAGAATCAAGGCTAGGTAGGAGTTAAACGCTACCAGTTCGCCAATGGAGAACTTCTGCCCAATCACTTGCGCTCCCCCGTAGGCGAAAACTGCCAGTGTTACTAAGTTACTCACCAAAAAGAGAAACGGGAAGGTATTGTGGATGGCGCTAATGGTCTTCATGTTTGCCCTGACTAGACCATCATTTAGAGTCGTGTAACGTGACCTTTCGGTTGACTCCCGGACAAACGCTTTCACCACCCGAATTCCTAACAAGTTCTCTTGCAATACAGCATTGAGGTCGCTTAGTTGCTCTTGTACTTGCCGAAAAAGTTTATTATTCCGAGTGACAAATTGTGCCATCAACCATGCATTTAGAGGCACTGCCGTTAGCGTAATCAGTGCTAGTTGCCAGTTCATCACCAGCAAAACCACTGAAATACTCACCAATGTCACAATTGAACTGATGACCTGAATTAAGCTAGTGCCAACAAAGGTACGGATCTGCTCAATATCGCTGGTGACACGGGTTAACAGTTGGGAAGTCTGCGCTTGATCGTGATAACTGAAACTGAGATTTTGAATTTTGCTGAAAATTCTGTTTCGCAGGTCATAAGCTACACCTTGAGACGCTGCTTCTGCTAAATAGCTTTGTCCAAAGTTAAATAAACCACGAGCGATCGCGGCGAGTACCAGCCAAGCGGCGCTGTATAGCACAATTTGCAGGTTTTTTTGCGTGATCCCCTGATCAATTCCCCACCGAAATAGTTGTGGGGTAACTGCGTTTGCGATCGTCAACAGCAAGAGGCTGGCCAATGCTCCCAGCGAAGTCCATCGGTAAGTGCTTAAACTCTTAAGCACACGCTGGGTTGACCGTATCGACGAATTTTCCTGGAGTTCTGGTTGCTGAACCACTGGAATTCACCCCTGTATCTTTGGAAAATTATCTCGTATTTTGATGGTAAAAAACCAATCCACCAGTATACAATGTGGGATCTATTTCTGGTGACAAGTCCAAATTTTGGTTCAAATTTTGGGACAACGGCATGGGAAAATACCTCTTTGGTAAGCATTGCAGCTAATCCATTCAAATACCTCAAAAAACCAAAGAACAAGAATAATGGCTCAAAATTTTCATAGCAATTCCCAACTTTCCTCGGATATGTCAACTGCTATCAATCGCACAGCAAAGCCAAGTTCTGAGTTCTACTCTATTTTTTCGGAAGAAGAAGTTTTAGGGATAATTCATGCATTAGAAGTCAGACGAGAAATACCTCTAAAGTATTCTTATAAAGGTAGAGGCGCAAAAATCTGGGACGATTTTTATCTAAAATATGTTATCCCAACATGGTATCGAACATCGAATGTAGAAATTGACCTTTTAAAAGAAAATTTTAACTACTTAAATGGCAATATTAAAATTGGCGAAAAAGTAAATATTGTAGACGTTGGAGCAGGAAATTCATATCCAGTTAAAATTTTTATTCAAAGACTTAATAAATTAGGAAAATTAAATAAATACATTGCTTTAGATATTAGCGAGGAATTGCTTAATTTATCCAAAAACAATTTTACAAAATGGTTTCCTCTTGTCGAGTTTATCAGTTCCACAATTGACATAGAAAATAGTTGCGTACCCACAAAATTATTCCAAAATAAAGCTAGCCTGGAAATTGACGACACAGCAAAAATATTTTTCCACTTAGGTGTTACTATTGGTAATCATCAAAATAGAGATGAGGTACTAAAAAACTTTAGAGATAGCATGGGAAAAAATGATTTACTGGTGTTTACTAATGAAACTGGTACTAACTCTAAATGGGATGGAAATGTGAGAGGTGGCTGCAAGTACCACGTAGAAGAAATATATGGATGGGTTCAAAGCAAGATTGGAATTAAATCTGAAGATTGTGAATTGGTGAGAAAGTATGATTTAAAAACAGATAGTATAGTTGCTAATATTAAATTCCACCATAATTACACTTTACATTTTAGTCAGATGGGGATAGATAAGAAGATTGAAATATCTGAAGGTGAAGAAATTACTATTTGGCGACATCATAAGTATGAAATCCCTAAACTTTTGGAAGAACTAGAACGTTCTGGGCTGCAACTTCTTCACTATAATATTGACAAATACAAATCACATCTTATGGTGATTTGTAAGGTTGCTAGTAGCTAACCTTTTTGGCGCGGTGGGGTTCTCCAGGTTTAATAAATAATCAAGCGGACATAATAGACCTCTTGCATAAATCAAAAATAAAGAACCCCACCCCGCATTTGCTAAAGTTGCTCTGTTCGATCACTGGTGAGATCAGTAAAAGGGACTCAATACTTGGGATTAGGGATTGGGAACTGGGTGTAAAACCCTTAAAATTATGGTGGGGGCTTTTACCCACCACCAAATTTTAAAAAACTTGTTGCTTGTACCCAGTACCCAGTACCCAGTACTCCTTCTTGCGTTCATCAAGAACACCAACTTTTATGTATGGTGGGGGACTCCGACGCTCGTTCCTCGCTAACGCTACGCTATCGCTAACGCTACGCTATCGCCGCGACCTGTTGAAAACTTTTTGAGTTGCATTCTTACTCAGTACACTCAAGGGCTAACCCTCAGTTTATCTGGTTTTTGGCTTAACCGAACCGTATTGATGGTCGAGGGTAAGAGCGATCGCAAAGAACATTCAACTTCATCGGCGTAGTTTACCGCCGTAGGCATCGCTTCCATGACACTGCATCAAGGACGATCTCCTGATCCATCCCTACACTGTTCAATAGCTTTAAATGTAGTGCTTATGGAGCATAGCTTATAGCTTTTCAAGCGTGCCCTTCGGCTATAAACGTAAAAATACACACTGGTATTTGCTTTAATGTGTACTTTAGTAAAGATTTTAGAGGAATATCCGTAAAGCTATCAGCTTGATAATGATTAATTTATATATGTTTCCTTAAACATGAAATAACAGGACTAGGGGTATGAGTATCTTCAGAACAGAAAACCGGCTTAAGCTTAAAAGTTTTATTAGGTAAGGATTCTCCCGACAACGAAGGTCATTGACTTTTAGCGATCATCAAGTCATTACTGAACGAGAAAATAAGGGTTTTAGGTTCTAAAAATGCTTGTTTTACTCATGTAATATCTCTTAACCCGGTTTTCTGCGCGAATGCTACTCATACCCTAAATTAAGTAAGGCTTTATGCACATAATGAAATTTCTGTCAGTGCGTAAATCCTACACTCAACAACAGTACCAAACAAGGAAAGAAAACCATGTCTAACACAACAATCCATTTACCACCACAAATCTTTAAAACTTGGATTAATTCTCAGGAAGAAGATGAGCAGGATTTAATAGTTTATAGACCGGAAGGATTTCCATTTCCTCCTGCTAGATTTCGGGAAAAATTGAATTTCAAAGAAAATGGGGAATTCATTCTTACTGTTCCTGGTGCCGATGATGTACCAAAAGGAATTCAGGGAACTTGGGAATCTAGCGTAAAAGATAAAATTCTCGTCCAATTTCCCAATTCGGAAATTGAAGGTTTTATCCTGCAAATTGTATTAATTGAAGAAGAAATTTTGAAAGTTCGCAGATTTCCTATTGAACCATAGGTCACAAGAGGCAGGGTAGCAGGGGGAAAGGGGGAGATACTGGAACGGGGCTTGATACCCCGTCCCAGTCCAAGCAAGCGTCCTTTATGACGGGGCTTGTAACCCATGTTCCGCTCTGCTCCACGCTCTTGAGAAGGTCTTGTTGCCATTGGCATCATAAATATAGGTTTTTGCGTAATAATTTAGATACCATAATGGCACTCTGTAGAATTTTATAGGTCTTTTAGCGAAGATTTTTCCGCTCTGTCTCTAATATGGCGTTAAATATTTCTGATAATGCTAAAAAATCAGTTTGGCTTGGCTTGTGCATCAATTAAATGTACATCAAACGTGGTATAGGCTGAGGAACTGGACGCCCTAAATCCTTAGCAGTTTCTATCCATTCCTGCATCACTAATTCTACATTATGCAGAGCTTCTTGATAAGTATTACCGTCAGCAGCACAGCCTGGTAATTCTGGTACTTCAGCAATAAAGGCTTCATCTAATTCACTCCAATAGAGAATAACTTCATAGCGAAACATCATTTTTACTTCCTAGCTTATACTTGACAATTACTGCACGAACTTGTTTAATTTGATAACTTTTGGCTTTCCCTCTCTTATGTTGCAGATTCAATATTTCCTCAACATCGGCTTTGATAAAAATACGATGATCGCCACGAATCCGTTCCTCAAAGCCTAGTCGATATAAAAGCTGCCACAGTTGGGCGAAAGGGATGTCTGTATCAGAAGTCCCAGAGAGGATCTTTTCTAAGAGTTTGTCTTGCTGACTCACGTTTTTATGGCTGTCTTAATGCTTCTATAGTCTCATATTTATTGAAAATCAGGTTATATGTAAGTGTTTACTCAAATTTACAAGTTATATAGGCAACTACAGAGGGCAAACTGTTCAGATTGCTCATATCATAATGCTGAGGTATAAATCCGTCTCAGTTAACGTAAAATATTGAGTAATAAATATTACACAAATATGAAAAACCAAATTCTAGCCATAGCTGCTTTTTTAACCACAATTAGTTTGGCAACAACCGTACAAGCAGCAAATTCTGAACACGTTAAACAGTTATTGGCAACCAAGCAATGTCAAAACTGCAATTTGACTAATGCAGGTTTAGTGATGGCTGACTTATCTGGAGCCAATTTGAGCGGTGCTAATCTTACAGGTGCTAACCTCAGCCGGGCAAACTTGAGTGGCGCAGATTTACGCGGTGCAAACTTAAGTGGTGCGAGTTTATTTGGTGTTAACCTGAGCGAAGCTAAATTTAGTGGAGCAAATTTAGCGGGTGCTGATTTGAGAAATACTTATTTAGCAAATGCAGAACTGACTGGTGCTTACTTGAATGGCGCTAACTTCCAAGGTGCAGTTGGTATACCATCACAAATTGCTACACCAGAAGAATTTTATGCTTTGGGTGTAGCAGAAGCGCAAAAAGGCAACCAACAGCAAGCAATTAGTTATTTTAATCAAGCGATCGCTATTAAACCAGAATATGCAGGTGCTTATTTAGCTCGTGGTATCGCCCGTTACCAAATACTAGATAGACAAGGTGCATTTCAAGATGCCCAAATTGCTGAAAAGTTGTTTACATCCCAAAGCAATACCCCTGGAACCCAAACAGCCCAAGCTTTTATTAAAGAACTGCAAACACCGGTAAATGAGAAGGTAAGTGCTGGTAGTCCCAGTTTTGTGGACTTTTTGGGAAGTCTTGGCTCAGTCTTGCTCCAGTTCTTCCCTTTTTAAAGAGGATAATAACAAATGACAAATGACAAATAACAAATGACTTTATCTCAGGAATTATGGGCAGTAAATCAAGACTTAGCCCAAGCTTGCCTAGAGCATCCTTTCGTTCAAGGTATTGGCGATGGTACTCTTGAGCAAGTGAAATTTGCTTACTACGTAGGGCAAGATGCTTTTTTTTTAGAAGCTTTTGCCCGTGCGTACAGTATTGCCGCAGCTAAAGCACCAGACTGGTTAGGTTTCACCACATTTCATAATTTAGCTAGTGGAGTTTTAGAAGAACTGCGGCTGCATAGTGGCTATGCTTCTGGGTGGGGAGTCAATTTGCATTCTGTAGAACCAGGAGCCGCTACCCGCCACTATACTGACTTTTTGTTAGCAACTGCTTGGGGTGGAGATGTGGGCTTAACTGCTGCGGCGATGTCTCCCTGTATGCGTTTGTATGCCTTTTTGGGAGAAAAGTTAGCTGCTAACGGCATTCCTAATCATCAATATGCAGACTGGATTCATACTTATAGCAGCGCAGATTTTCAACCATTAACACAACAATTAGAAGATTTGGTTGACAATTATGCCGCTAGCAATTCTGTTGTGCATTCAACCTATCGTTATGCGATGTTTTGCGAACGCGACTTTTTTCAGGCTGCCTGGATTTTGGAGTAAGGTAGCACAGCTAGCTGTGCTAACCCATGAACTTAACGAATAATAGTTGCCCAATTAAGTAAAATAAACTTAGGCATTGCTTAAGCTGCCTTTGCCGTTAGTTGCAGTTTGGATGGGTTGAGTAGTTGGAACCGCAACAACTGAAGGAACTTGTGAAATAGATTTTTTACTCGTACTCCCCTTTCGGCTAGAGCCGCCTGCCTTTGAATACTCCATGCTGTTTCTGCCGTAGACAGTCGCAACTCCAGTAAGCATTCTTTCAGACAGTTCTGAGAGTGCATTGTCCATCTGAGTTATCGTCTTACGAGATTCCTCAAGATTAGACAAAAGCGTATTATGAACTTCTAGCGTGGCACGGGTGTTATCGATAAGGCGGGTATAAGCTTCAATGCTTAATCCATGCCCTAAATCTAGATTTTCATTGATGGATTTAAGCAGGGCGAGACGGCGTTGAGCTTTGTCTACAGCAGCAGAACCGCGAGTTTTTAAAGACATGGGAAATATTTCTGGAATAGTTCTATTTCAAGATACTGGGATGTGTTTCTGCGTGATAAGAGTAGTTTTGGGGATTTAATTAAAACTGAATAACCGAGACTTAGCCTGTGTTTATATTTATTGATTCGTATCTGTTCTTGTTTCGGGATAAACGTAATTAGCAAATGCGATCGCTCAACAAGCAAATGCGATCGCTCAACAAGCAAATACTGTCGCTTAACAAGCAAATGCGATCGCTCAACAAGCAAATGCTGTCGTTCAACAAGCAAATGCGATCGCTCAACAAGCAAATGCGATCGCTCAACAAGCAAATGCTGTCGTTCAACAAGCAAATGCGATCGCTCAACAAGCAAATACTGTCGCTCAACAAGCAAATGCGATCGCAAGCGTAGCTAGCCGTAGGCATTGCTTGCTGTCAAGGCGTTACATGGCGTTGCATAATAGAGGGATGACTTGAGTCTTGGCGTTGGACAAAGTGCAGAGTGGCACAAAGAATTAAGCGTTTTCCCGATCTCCTACTCTTATTTTCTCATCCAAAAACTTTAACTGTTGGTATATACAGCTAATCTGCGGTAAATTCACATCTGCTGCTTGCGCTTTCCGTAATGGGTTCCCAAAAATTGCTTCTACTTCCAAAGGCCGCCTTTCGTCGTAGTCAATTTTCATACTGGTACGATAAGGCTTCATCTTCACGGTGTAATCCAGCATTGTTTGAATGAAGCTATCAGGAATGATGCGTCCGCAACTTTTCGATCCTGCTGCAACTTCATACATCAACTGTTCAACTAATTTGCGGGTGTGAACATAGGACATTAATTCATCTGTTCTAGCGTTGAGAATTACAGACAGTCCATTATAGGGAATATTCCATACTAATTTTTTCCATCGCCATTGTAATAAGTCTTCAGCTAATTCTATTGAGATACCAGCACTTTTCAAGTCATCGGCAATTTGCCGCATCTTATCTGTAATCCCAGTAGGATCATAGCCAGAAGCATATCCCCCTACGGTAATTTGTCCATAGTCGAGGTGGCGGATATGTCCTGCTCCAACTTTATTGGAACAGAGAAAACACAACCCACCAATAATGTTGACATTGCCAACAATTTTGGCAACTTCTTCTTCCACCGCCAGTCCATTTTGCAATACCAACACTACCCCATCATCCCTAACGAGCGGCGGTAACATCTGCGGCAATAAATGGTTTTGTGTCGTCTTTAGCGCTATCACCACCACATCGCATTGTGGCATTTTTTCTACTTCATTGTAGGCATTGACTTGAGCCAGGGTGAAATCACCATCTTTTGACTCAATAATCAAACCAGATTTACTGACATATTCATAATCACTCTTCAGCAAAAAGTGAACATCTAAACCAGCTTTTTGCAGTTTGGCACCATAAAAGCCACCTAATGCACCAGTTCCTAGAATGGCGTAGCTACGGTTGGACATTTTACTAACAAAGAGATTTTTATATAAATGATCATAAGGCGAATACGTTGTATACGGGGTAAAATTAGCATCCGTTCAGAAACTTACGCGCTTGGACTTGATGACCTGTTTTCAACATTCTGGCCACTTGAGAGAAATTTGTACCAGTTGAAGCCTTTAAAATTTAGGAGCTTCAAACCCATAAAGAAAATAATAGTTAACAAAAGTGCGTAGACGCGTAGCGGCTTGTCGTTAGACCTCCCCTGTTGTGGAAGAATGTCCGATCGCATTATTAGCTGCTTGAATTGTCTCACCTGTAGGTGGTAGACGTGATTATTCTAGTTGTAGCTTGAGGCGATCGCAGTGAAACCCAACGAATAATCTATGATCGAGAAGCAGACTTGATTTACTGGAGTGCTTTGCATGGTTTCAGCAGAATTAATCTCTACTTTGCGAGAACTTAGTCGAGCAGATAAGTTTTACATTATGCAGGTTTTAATCTCAGAGTTAGCCCAACAGGAAACCGAGCTGATTAAGCCCGATCAGTCTTATCCTGTGTGGTCGCCTTATGATGCAGTTGAAGCCGCAGATACCATGTTAAAAGTGCTAGAAGCTGCTAAAACTCAAGACCATGCGTAACGCACAACGGTATAAATATCTCTTGACTGCTGTAGCCACGTTTAGCCCTGCTGCTGCCCATTGAGACAAGATAAACTCACCTTCTAGCAACGCTCCAGTTTTGCTCGTCAAGGGCGTGATCAAAATGTCTTGAGAAACGTGTGGCGCACTTACAACAACAGCAGGTCTAACTTTTGAACTGGACAAATCTGAAAAGGGATACTGAACCAAAATGATGTCATTTTTAGAGTAGTTCGGCATAGACATCATCCTCAGCGTTATCCCAAACTGATGAGAGTGATGTTTGACTGGTTTGAAGCCAAAATTCAGTTTCATCATCAGGAAGCAGCGTCACTAACACTCTTGTCAGGGCAAACGCATCTAAATTACTCTTGATCACAACGAAGAATAAGAACCAACGAAAAAACCAGGATTTCGCGCTTGATTATTTTTTAAGCCCCAAAGCGATGCCTGCGGCGGGCTACGCCAACGCCTAAAATTTTCGCAATAAGTAAGAGTTAATGACATTGTTTTTAGCTCTATTGAGAATAGACTTTGCTTATTGACATGATGCGGCCGCCCTGACACTCTTGTCCCTTCCGGTAATTCCTCTGACTCCAGCAATTCGATTTTTCCTTCCCGAACAGTAGCCCAAAACGTTTTTAGCATATCTGTTTTATGAATAGTCATGCTTTAATTTTATGCTTCGATAGTTGATGAGGAGCGATCGCCTTGCAGAAAACCTCAAAAATAAAGCGATCACCTATTGCGGAAGAGTGAGCAATCGCCTTGCAGAAAACCTCAAAAATAATGCGATCGCCTTGCAGAAAACCTCAAAAATTAAACGCTCACCTGTTGTGGAAGAGTCAGTGCGATCGCATTACAGAAAACCTCAAAAACTAGGCATAGAGGCGTGGTGGCTTGTCGTTAGACATCGCCTGTTGTACAAGAGTAAGTGCGTTAGCGAAGCTCACCGTAGGTATTGCCTTGCAGAAAACCTCAAAGCAAAGCGATCGCCTGTTGTGGAAGAGTAAGCGATCGCACTTCATAAGCCACAGCTAAAGCAATATTTTGCAATGCAAAATGCTAAATTCTTTTATTTAAACCTCGTCTATGTTGAAACCCGTAGTTTTTCCTCGTCAGGGTCAAGGTGATTTTTCACCCACAAGCGATGCCTACGGCGGGCTACGCCTACGCTAATTTCAAAGGGATTGGAATTAATATCTTGCTCAAATAAATGAACCCGTTCAATCAGTTCTGTAGAAGATTGATAGCATGTATGGTAGGTAACATCTTCACGTAACCACTGCCATAGGTGTTCAACAGGCATAAAGTCAGGACTGTAAGCAGGTAAGGGTTGCAAATTGATTTGTAAAACCGCCAAAGCATCTTTTACCGCTTGTGCTCGATGATTTGGAGCACCATCCCAAATTAAAGTGATGTCGCGCTCGCTAAATTCGGTTCTCAGATGCTTTAAAACATCAATTGTATTAAATTGGTCAGCCTTGAGGTAAGGAAAAATCTTGACTTTGGCATAGTTGTAAACATAAACTCCATAGAACGAAACTTTTTCTCTTCCAGGAGAGCTAGAACTCACCCAAAAACGCTCACCGGGGAATTGACCAACCATAACCTTCATCAGTATCAAGATGAATGTGGGCTTCGTCGATGAAAATCAGTAAATGACCATTATGGAGAGCATCATCCAGTAAGCTTTGAAGTGTTGCCAAAAATTCAGCACGTTTTTTACTATTAGCTTTATTCAAGAGTTTACGTGCTTTTTTCCAAGACAAACCTAAATTTTTCAGGGTTTTACGCACTGATTCACGGCAACACTTGAGATTAAATTCCTTCTCAATCCAATTAACTAACCGCTTCAATGTCCAACGCGGCGGCTGTGCTTGATTGTTTTGTCTATGTTGTGGTGGTGTTGCTGCTAATTCTAGGGCTTTACGGATTTCGCAATCGAGCGCTTTGTCTATCTCTAGTGAAAAAGGGGGGGATAACCGCCTGTATGCCGATATTTTAGTGTTTCCATACCTGAGCGATTATAACGATGTACCCACTCCATTACTGTCTGAGGGTTGCGTCCTGTTGAGCGACCTACTTGTGTCGCACTTTTTCCATTACATATTTCATACAGTGCCATTAAACGCTCACGAGTTCTCGCATGATCTGCTCTTAAGGCAACACTCTTAAGATTGAGGCACTCTCGTTCCAGCGATCGCATTCTACTTTGAGCATTTCTGTTTTATTTTCTACCACACCTGTTATCCACAGTAATATGTTTTTTGCAAAAACTCCAGTTTTCAAGATGGATGAGGTTTATAAAGGTTTTTTGAAATTTATATTCAGCACAACAATAATTGAATAATTAAAAGTACGATACTATAGATGCAACAAATCAGATATGTCCATCTAATATGAGTAACAATTTATTAAGCAAAAATATTACAGAACAAATGCAGGAAGAAGCAGAGATACAAATCCGTGACAAGAAAAAAGTCGTTGACTATAACACAATTGAGTACCCTATTGAAGTTATATTTCAAAAATACCTAAAAGGTCTTAATGATGATTCTAATGAATTATTTATTCCAGATTACCAAAGAGCGATGATTTGGGATGAAAAAAGGCAATCTAAATTTATTGAATCTATTCTATTAGGTTTACCTATTCCTTATATTTATGTTGCAGATACTTCAGGGAAAGCAACAGACGAAAATCCTTTAGAAACAAAAGATTTAGCTCGTTTAGAAATCATAGATGGAACACAAAGGATTCGCACTTTAGCTAATTTTATTAATAACGAGTTATCTTTACAGGATTTAGAAAAGTTAGATAAACTGAAAGGATTTAGATTTTCTAGTCTACCTATTGCACGTCAAAGACGTTTTCAACGAACAACTATAAGAATGATTCAACTAACAGAAGATGCTGATGAAGAAACTCGTAGAGATTTATTTGAAAGAATCAATACGGGTAGTGTTGAATTAAATCCAATGGAAAAAATTAGAGGTATTAGAAGAGGGCCTTTTCTTGATTTGATAGATGAATTAGCGAAGTACCCAAAATTTCTTAGTCTTTGTGATTTTACAGAACCCTCAATTAGGAGAGTAGAACCCCAAGAATTCGTTTTACGATTTTTTGCTTTTTTAAATAATTATGAAAGTTTTAATAAAAATATTAATGAGTTTTTTGATAGTTATGTACAGGAACTTAATAAAGCTGAATCAAATACTCTAGAAAATATGAAAAATGAATTTTATGCAATGATTGATTTTGTTGAAATGTATTTTCCAACAGGTTTTAGACAAGGCAAGAAAAAGGATAGAACAACAACTCGAATTAAATTTGAATCTCTTGCTGTTGGTATAACTTTAGCTTTAAGACAGCAAGAAGACCTCAAGCCCGCGTCAGTAGATTTTCTGGATTCAAAAGAATTTATAGGATACACTAGCAGTGATGCTAGTAGTTCTAGAAATAAAGTTATTCGTCGTATTGAATATGTCCGCGATCAGATTTTAGGTACAGTTGAGTGAAAAAAATATGGTTCTTCAGTACTTGTTATGCCAAATTATTAGTTAAATATTGTAATATTATGTTGAAAAGCATATCAAATAATAACTAAAACCTTTATTAGAGTTGACATTTAAGGCATTTTTGTTAATTGATATAAATATAACAATAATATTTTTTGGTGTATTTAGAGTCGTGGTCAACAAAAAAGATATTAAAATTCTAACAGAACTTCTTGGTTTAGAGAATGTAAAAGTCATATCACATCGTCTTCATGATGGGATTGGAATTATTTTACAAACCGAATCGAAAATATCAAATAGTATTTGTCCTAAATGTGGTACAAAAAGCCATAAATTGCATCAAAATCATCGATACATTGTTAAAGATTTACCCTTTGGAGACAAACCAGTATTTTTAGAAATTAATAGGCGACAATTCAAATGTGATAAATGTAAAAAACCGTTTAGCGAAGACCTAGATTTTGTGAGAAGAAAAAGGACTTACCCCTCTTTTGTCACTTTCCGTGAGGGCGATCGCTAGAAGCCTCATGAGGCAATGAATACAAGCTATACTATTAGAAAAAAATCGGTCTTGTATTTGTTATTAGGAAATAATCGCGCGATCGCAGGCTATACAAAAGCTCTAGAATTCAGAAATGGCAAAAGTTTTCGGAGAGTGACAGAAGAGGGGTATACAAAACGTCTTGCTCACAAAATAATACAAGAAGTTTTAGAAAACGATATTCACAGTATCGCCTCAAAAGGAATACTGACAACAGAAGAAATAGAACGGATCTTAAAGGATGCATCAGAACAATTATCAGATTCAAAACCTTTAAACTTAAAAAGACTTGGAATTGATGAGATAGCTCTGG
It includes:
- a CDS encoding transposase; its protein translation is MVGQFPGERFWVSSSSPGREKVSFYGVYVYNYAKVKIFPYLKADQFNTIDVLKHLRTEFSERDITLIWDGAPNHRAQAVKDALAVLQINLQPLPAYSPDFMPVEHLWQWLREDVTYHTCYQSSTELIERVHLFEQDINSNPFEISVGVARRRHRLWVKNHLDPDEEKLRVST
- a CDS encoding L-histidine N(alpha)-methyltransferase yields the protein MAQNFHSNSQLSSDMSTAINRTAKPSSEFYSIFSEEEVLGIIHALEVRREIPLKYSYKGRGAKIWDDFYLKYVIPTWYRTSNVEIDLLKENFNYLNGNIKIGEKVNIVDVGAGNSYPVKIFIQRLNKLGKLNKYIALDISEELLNLSKNNFTKWFPLVEFISSTIDIENSCVPTKLFQNKASLEIDDTAKIFFHLGVTIGNHQNRDEVLKNFRDSMGKNDLLVFTNETGTNSKWDGNVRGGCKYHVEEIYGWVQSKIGIKSEDCELVRKYDLKTDSIVANIKFHHNYTLHFSQMGIDKKIEISEGEEITIWRHHKYEIPKLLEELERSGLQLLHYNIDKYKSHLMVICKVASS
- a CDS encoding TenA family protein — its product is MTLSQELWAVNQDLAQACLEHPFVQGIGDGTLEQVKFAYYVGQDAFFLEAFARAYSIAAAKAPDWLGFTTFHNLASGVLEELRLHSGYASGWGVNLHSVEPGAATRHYTDFLLATAWGGDVGLTAAAMSPCMRLYAFLGEKLAANGIPNHQYADWIHTYSSADFQPLTQQLEDLVDNYAASNSVVHSTYRYAMFCERDFFQAAWILE
- a CDS encoding type II toxin-antitoxin system HicB family antitoxin, which produces MMFRYEVILYWSELDEAFIAEVPELPGCAADGNTYQEALHNVELVMQEWIETAKDLGRPVPQPIPRLMYI
- a CDS encoding toxin HicA; the protein is MSQQDKLLEKILSGTSDTDIPFAQLWQLLYRLGFEERIRGDHRIFIKADVEEILNLQHKRGKAKSYQIKQVRAVIVKYKLGSKNDVSL
- a CDS encoding winged helix-turn-helix domain-containing protein; amino-acid sequence: MKRLVNWIEKEFNLKCCRESVRKTLKNLGLSWKKARKLLNKANSKKRAEFLATLQSLLDDALHNGHLLIFIDEAHIHLDTDEGYGWSIPR
- a CDS encoding MazF family transcriptional regulator, encoding MPNYSKNDIILVQYPFSDLSSSKVRPAVVVSAPHVSQDILITPLTSKTGALLEGEFILSQWAAAGLNVATAVKRYLYRCALRMVLSFSSF
- a CDS encoding ABC transporter ATP-binding protein, yielding MVQQPELQENSSIRSTQRVLKSLSTYRWTSLGALASLLLLTIANAVTPQLFRWGIDQGITQKNLQIVLYSAAWLVLAAIARGLFNFGQSYLAEAASQGVAYDLRNRIFSKIQNLSFSYHDQAQTSQLLTRVTSDIEQIRTFVGTSLIQVISSIVTLVSISVVLLVMNWQLALITLTAVPLNAWLMAQFVTRNNKLFRQVQEQLSDLNAVLQENLLGIRVVKAFVRESTERSRYTTLNDGLVRANMKTISAIHNTFPFLFLVSNLVTLAVFAYGGAQVIGQKFSIGELVAFNSYLALILQPILLIGFAAPAIAQSAASAERVYEVVDAEVEIRDRPGAVPFETCGGRITFENVSFRYPGATAETLKKVSFETKPNELIAVLGMTGSGKSTIMNLIPRFYDVTGGAVRIDGRDVKSFTLKSLRSHIGIVFQETTLFSGTIRENIAYAKPEATLDEVIEVAKTAQMHDFISSLPDGYETIVGERGVGLSGGQKQRIAIARTLLTDYSILILDDSTSAIDAKTAAQIQAELDDLMRQKACTTFVVAQRISTVKNADRIFLMDKGRLVAQGTHEELMQTSPLYGVILESQVKAKEKNDTKLK
- a CDS encoding helix-turn-helix domain-containing protein, encoding MRSLERECLNLKSVALRADHARTRERLMALYEICNGKSATQVGRSTGRNPQTVMEWVHRYNRSGMETLKYRHTGGYPPLFH
- a CDS encoding putative 2-dehydropantoate 2-reductase, with the protein product MSNRSYAILGTGALGGFYGAKLQKAGLDVHFLLKSDYEYVSKSGLIIESKDGDFTLAQVNAYNEVEKMPQCDVVVIALKTTQNHLLPQMLPPLVRDDGVVLVLQNGLAVEEEVAKIVGNVNIIGGLCFLCSNKVGAGHIRHLDYGQITVGGYASGYDPTGITDKMRQIADDLKSAGISIELAEDLLQWRWKKLVWNIPYNGLSVILNARTDELMSYVHTRKLVEQLMYEVAAGSKSCGRIIPDSFIQTMLDYTVKMKPYRTSMKIDYDERRPLEVEAIFGNPLRKAQAADVNLPQISCIYQQLKFLDEKIRVGDRENA
- a CDS encoding pentapeptide repeat-containing protein is translated as MKNQILAIAAFLTTISLATTVQAANSEHVKQLLATKQCQNCNLTNAGLVMADLSGANLSGANLTGANLSRANLSGADLRGANLSGASLFGVNLSEAKFSGANLAGADLRNTYLANAELTGAYLNGANFQGAVGIPSQIATPEEFYALGVAEAQKGNQQQAISYFNQAIAIKPEYAGAYLARGIARYQILDRQGAFQDAQIAEKLFTSQSNTPGTQTAQAFIKELQTPVNEKVSAGSPSFVDFLGSLGSVLLQFFPF